A region of Pongo pygmaeus isolate AG05252 chromosome 15, NHGRI_mPonPyg2-v2.0_pri, whole genome shotgun sequence DNA encodes the following proteins:
- the TNFAIP2 gene encoding tumor necrosis factor alpha-induced protein 2, with amino-acid sequence MLKMMTFFQGLSGHQPVPGTLDFPRSPQKLPSTSEAESEASMSEASSEDLVPPLEAGAAPYREEEEAAKKKKEKKKSKGLANVFCVFTKGKKKKGQPSSAEPEDAAGSRQGLDGPPSTVEELKAALERGQLEAARPLLALERELAAAAAAGGESEQELVRRQSKVEALYELLRDQVLGVLRRPLEAAPERLRQALAVVAEQEREDRQAAAAGPGTSGLAATRPRRWLQLWRRGVAEAAEERMGQRPAAGADVPESVFLHLGRTMKEDLEAVVERLKPLFPAEFGVVAAYAESYHQHFAAHLAAMAQFELCERDTYMLLVWVQNLYPNDIINSPKLVGELQGMGLGSLLPPRQIRLLEATFLSNEAANVRELMDRALELEAQRWAEDVPPQRLDGYCHSELAIDIIQIISQAQAKAESITLDLGSQIKQVLLVELPAFLRSYQRAFNEFLERGKQLRNYRANVIANINNCLSFRMSMEQNWQVPQDTLSLLLGPLGELKSHGFDTLLQNLHEDLKPLFKRFTHTRWAAPVETLENIIATVDTRLPEFSELQGCFREELMEALHLHLVKEYIIQLSKRRLVLKTAEQQQQLAGHILASADTIQHFCTQHGSPATWLQPALPTLAEIIRLQDPSAIKIEVATYATCYPDFSKGHLSAILAIKGNLSNSEVKSIRSILDVSTGAQEPSRPLFSLIKPRAAVSWVQQCWNGRQNWKRKKEKMNSHLAGACGVLW; translated from the exons ATGCTGAAGATGATGACCTTCTTCCAAGGCCTCTCGGGTCATCAGCCTGTGCCAGGCACCCTCGACTTCCCTAGAAGCCCCCAAAAGTTGCCGTCCACATCAGAGGCAGAGTCAGAGGCCTCCATGTCGGAGGCCTCCTCTGAGGACCTGGTGCCAcccctggaggctggggcagcccCATatagggaggaggaagaggcggccaagaagaagaaggagaagaagaagtcCAAAGGCCTGGCCAATGTGTTCTGCGTCTTCACcaaagggaagaagaagaagggtcAGCCCAGCTCAGCGGAGCCCGAGGACGCAGCCGGGTCCAGGCAGGGGCTGGATGGCCCGCCCTCCACAG TGGAAGAGCTGAAGGCGGCGCTGGAGCGCGGGCAGCTGGAGGCGGCGCGGCCGCTGCTGGCGCTGGAGCGGGagctggcggcggcggcggcggcgggcggtgAGAGCGAGCAGGAGCTGGTGCGACGCCAGAGCAAGGTGGAGGCGCTGTACGAGCTACTGCGCGACCAGGTGCTGGGCGTGCTGCGACGGCCGCTGGAGGCGGCGCCCGAGCGGCTGCGCCAGGCGCTGGCCGTGGTGGCGGAGCAGGAGCGCGAGGACCgccaggcggcggcggcggggccgGGGACCTCGGGGCTGGCGGCCACGCGCCCGCGGCGCTGGCTGCAGCTGTGGCGGCGCGGCGTGGCGGAGGCAGCAGAGGAGCGCATGGGCCAGCGGCCGGCCGCGGGCGCCGATGTCCCCGAGAGCGTCTTTCTGCACTTGGGCCGCACCATGAAGGAGGACCTGGAGGCCGTGGTGGAGCGGCTGAAGCCGCTGTTCCCCGCCGAGTTCGGCGTCGTGGCGGCCTACGCCGAGAGCTACCACCAGCACTTCGCGGCCCACCTGGCCGCCATGGCGCAGTTCGAGCTGTGCGAGCGCGACACCTACATGCTGCTGGTCTGGGTGCAGAACCTCTACCCCAA TGACATCATCAACAGCCCCAAGCTGGTGGGTGAGCTGCAGGGTATGGGGCTCGGGAGCCTCCTGCCCCCCAGGCAGATCCGGCTGCTGGAGGCCACATTCCTGTCCAATGAGGCG gccAACGTGAGGGAGTTGATGGACAGAGCTCTGGAGCTAGAGGCACAGCGCTGGGCTGAGGATGTGCCTCCCCAGAGGCTGGACGGCTACTGCCACAGCGAGCTGGCCATCGACATCATCCAG ATCATCTCCCAGGCCCAGGCCAAGGCTGAGAGCATCACACTGGACTTGGGCTCACAGATAAAGCAGGTGCTGCTGGTGGAGCTGCCTGCGTTCCTGAGGAG CTACCAGCGTGCCTTTAATGAATTTCTGGAGAGAGGCAAACAGCTGAGGAATTACAGGGCCAATGTCATTGCCAACATCAACAACTGCCTGTCCTTCCG gatGTCCATGGAGCAGAATTGGCAGGTACCCCAGGACACCCTGAGCCTCCTGCTGGGTCCCCTGGGTGAGCTCAAGAGCCACGGCTTTGACACCCTGCTCCAGAACCTGCATGAGGACCTGAAG ccactgTTCAAGAGGTTCACGCACACCCGCTGGGCGGCCCCCGTGGAGACCCTGGAAAACATCATCGCCACTGTGGACACGAGGCTGCCTGAGTTCTCCGAGCTGCAGGGCTGTTTCCGGGAG GAGCTCATGGAGGCCTTGCACCTGCACTTGGTGAAGGAGTACATCATCCAACTCAGCAAGCGGCGCCTGGTCCTCAAGACCGccgagcagcagcagcagctggctGGGCACATCCTGGCCAGTGCTGACACCATCCAGCACTTCTGCACCCAGCAC GGCTCCCCGGCGACCTGGCTGCAGCCTGCTCTCCCCACGCTGGCCGAGATCATTCGCCTGCAGGACCCCAGTGCCATCAAGATTGAGGTGGCCACTTATGCCACCTGCTACCCTGACTTCAG CAAAGGCCACCTAAGCGCCATCCTGGCCATCAAGGGGAACCTATCCAACAGTGAGGTCAAGAGCATCCGGAGCATCTTGGACGTCAGCACAGGGGCGCAGGAGCCCTCCCGGCCCCTATTTTCCCTTATAAAG CCCAGGGCCGCCGTGAGCTGGGTTCAGCAATGCTGGAATGGAAGACAGAactggaagagaaagaaggaaaagatgaaCTCTCATCTGGCAGGGGCTTGTGGGGTCCTGTGGTGA